A single genomic interval of Treponema sp. J25 harbors:
- the rpsD gene encoding 30S ribosomal protein S4 codes for MARYIGPVCRLCRTEGKKLFLKGERCKSDKCAINKKRPAPGKDPKGRVTKRSDYGLQLREKQKLKRIYGMQERQFKLFFERALRMPGITGDNLFMLLERRLDNVVYRLRFAVNRTQARQLVLHGHVLVNGKSVNIPSYLVKPNDVIEIREKSKGLTVIKEALKEYGKSGVMPWLSLDPDAMKGTFLAIPRRSDVTDLADIKEQMIVELYSK; via the coding sequence ATGGCTCGTTATATTGGACCAGTATGCCGACTCTGTCGGACAGAAGGAAAAAAGCTCTTTTTAAAGGGTGAACGGTGCAAGAGTGATAAGTGCGCCATCAATAAAAAACGCCCGGCCCCTGGAAAGGATCCAAAAGGGCGGGTAACCAAGCGTTCTGATTATGGGCTGCAGCTTCGGGAAAAGCAGAAGCTTAAGAGAATTTATGGAATGCAGGAGCGGCAGTTTAAACTCTTCTTTGAGCGGGCCCTCAGAATGCCGGGCATTACGGGTGATAACCTGTTTATGCTTCTGGAACGGCGCCTTGATAATGTGGTGTATCGTTTGCGCTTTGCGGTGAATCGCACCCAGGCGCGACAGCTCGTGTTGCATGGTCATGTACTGGTGAATGGCAAGTCCGTGAATATTCCCTCTTACCTTGTGAAGCCCAATGATGTCATTGAAATTCGGGAGAAGAGCAAGGGCTTAACGGTTATTAAAGAAGCCCTTAAAGAATATGGCAAATCCGGCGTCATGCCCTGGCTGAGCCTTGATCCTGATGCAATGAAGGGTACTTTCCTTGCTATTCCCAGGCGAAGCGATGTGACAGACCTGGCGGATATTAAAGAACAGATGATTGTCGAGTTATACTCGAAGTAA
- the rplQ gene encoding 50S ribosomal protein L17 — translation MKHKIGFNRLERTAAHRKALLRSMVTSLFKYERITTTKAKAQEVRRAAEKLITRAKEDTLHNRRIVASRLFNEDMVTKLFTNIAPRMKDRPGGYTRILKLGQRPGDASEMVILELVDYKVEEKEKESQKKEKKASKKEEAKAKA, via the coding sequence ATGAAGCATAAGATTGGCTTTAATCGCCTTGAACGAACCGCCGCTCATCGTAAGGCCCTTCTGCGGAGCATGGTGACCTCTCTGTTTAAATACGAGCGCATCACCACTACCAAAGCAAAGGCCCAGGAAGTCCGACGGGCTGCGGAAAAACTGATTACCCGGGCAAAGGAAGACACCTTACATAATCGGCGTATTGTGGCAAGTCGCCTCTTTAACGAGGATATGGTAACCAAATTGTTTACCAATATTGCGCCTCGTATGAAGGATCGGCCAGGGGGGTATACCCGTATTCTTAAACTGGGTCAACGACCGGGAGATGCCTCGGAGATGGTGATTCTGGAACTCGTTGATTATAAAGTTGAGGAAAAAGAGAAGGAGTCCCAGAAGAAAGAAAAAAAGGCTTCCAAAAAAGAGGAAGCTAAGGCGAAGGCGTAA
- a CDS encoding DNA-directed RNA polymerase subunit alpha, with translation MDRKNLLKGFKRPKGITFEHSELEPNYGKFIAAPFEPGFGTTVGNTLRRILLSSIQGYAVTAVKITSYDKEGVPHIVSSEYEIIPNIVEDTLEVINNLKQMRVKLPDDVEQDTFLYEWKGQTEVKSDDFARPGQLEVLSKGQHIMTLMDDARLEMEIQVDLGRGYVPSEVNEKYVEVIGTIPMDAIFSPIKKVKYAVEPTRVGQRSDYDKLIIEVWTDGTIRPDDALAEAAKIAKDHFSVFINFDESRIGSEEDLSETDERIRQILNTPVEELELSVRSSNCLKNANIRTIGELTRKTEEDIAKTRNFGKKSLQEIKEKLAEWNLSLGMTDYSVLKNITKFAPVKKEEEDEA, from the coding sequence ATGGACCGTAAAAATCTGCTTAAAGGGTTTAAACGCCCTAAGGGGATTACCTTTGAGCATAGTGAGCTCGAGCCTAATTACGGTAAATTCATCGCTGCTCCTTTTGAGCCAGGTTTTGGCACCACCGTGGGTAATACTCTGAGAAGGATCCTGCTTTCTTCTATTCAGGGGTATGCCGTAACAGCGGTTAAGATTACTTCCTACGATAAAGAAGGGGTTCCTCATATTGTATCGAGTGAATATGAGATCATCCCGAATATCGTGGAAGATACCCTGGAGGTTATTAACAACCTCAAACAGATGCGGGTTAAGTTGCCCGATGATGTAGAACAGGACACGTTCTTATACGAATGGAAGGGGCAGACGGAAGTAAAAAGTGATGATTTTGCGCGGCCGGGACAGCTGGAAGTGCTGAGTAAGGGTCAGCATATCATGACCCTTATGGACGATGCACGGCTCGAAATGGAAATCCAGGTGGACCTTGGGCGGGGGTATGTCCCTTCGGAAGTAAATGAGAAGTATGTAGAAGTCATCGGGACTATTCCGATGGATGCTATTTTCTCGCCGATAAAAAAGGTGAAGTATGCAGTAGAGCCTACGCGGGTGGGGCAGCGCAGCGATTATGACAAGCTGATCATCGAAGTGTGGACCGATGGGACCATCCGACCCGATGATGCCCTCGCGGAGGCGGCAAAGATAGCAAAGGATCACTTCTCGGTCTTTATCAATTTTGATGAAAGCCGTATTGGTTCGGAGGAAGATCTCAGTGAAACCGATGAACGGATACGGCAGATTCTCAATACTCCAGTGGAAGAACTGGAATTGTCGGTTCGATCGTCGAACTGTCTTAAGAATGCCAATATACGAACGATTGGAGAGCTGACCCGAAAAACGGAAGAGGATATTGCAAAGACCCGAAATTTCGGTAAGAAATCTCTCCAGGAGATAAAAGAAAAATTGGCAGAATGGAACTTAAGTTTGGGCATGACCGATTATAGTGTCCTGAAGAACATAACCAAATTTGCACCTGTGAAGAAGGAAGAAGAAGATGAAGCATAA
- the rpmJ gene encoding 50S ribosomal protein L36: MKVRTSVKPICDKCKVIKRNGIIRIICENPKHKQKQG; this comes from the coding sequence ATGAAAGTCCGAACCAGTGTCAAACCGATTTGTGATAAATGTAAGGTGATAAAGCGGAATGGTATCATCCGCATCATCTGTGAAAATCCCAAGCATAAACAGAAACAAGGGTAA
- the rpsK gene encoding 30S ribosomal protein S11, with the protein MAESRKRKEKKTVYEGKVYIQATFNNTIVTITDLMGNTIAWASSGGLGFRGAKKSTPFAAQTVTETAAQKAMQAGLREAHVYVKGPGIGRESAIRQLGVMGIKVKSISDITPIPHNGCRPRKARRI; encoded by the coding sequence GTGGCTGAGAGCAGAAAACGAAAAGAGAAGAAGACCGTATACGAAGGAAAGGTGTATATCCAGGCTACGTTTAATAACACGATTGTTACCATTACGGATTTAATGGGAAACACCATTGCATGGGCAAGTTCGGGAGGCCTTGGTTTCCGGGGTGCGAAAAAATCTACCCCCTTTGCGGCTCAGACCGTAACGGAAACTGCGGCTCAGAAGGCCATGCAGGCAGGGTTGCGAGAAGCCCATGTATATGTAAAGGGGCCGGGGATTGGTCGAGAGTCTGCTATTCGACAGTTGGGAGTTATGGGTATTAAGGTAAAATCCATCAGTGATATTACCCCAATACCTCATAATGGTTGTAGACCGAGAAAAGCACGACGCATCTAA
- the rpsM gene encoding 30S ribosomal protein S13, with the protein MARIAGVDLPNKHVNIALTYIYGIGRSSADAICERAKIDPNRKMNDLSQEEVNELRQIIENEYKVEGRLRTEVALNIKRLMDIGCYRGLRHRKGLPVRGQRTRTNARTRKGKRKTVAGKKK; encoded by the coding sequence ATGGCACGTATTGCGGGGGTGGATCTCCCTAACAAACACGTAAATATCGCCCTTACCTATATTTATGGGATTGGTCGTTCCAGTGCGGATGCTATCTGTGAACGGGCAAAGATCGATCCAAATCGAAAAATGAACGATCTTAGCCAGGAAGAGGTGAATGAGCTTCGCCAGATCATCGAAAATGAATATAAGGTAGAAGGACGCCTACGAACTGAAGTGGCCCTCAATATCAAGCGGCTGATGGATATTGGATGCTACCGGGGTTTGCGTCATCGGAAAGGGCTTCCTGTTCGTGGCCAACGAACACGGACGAATGCTCGAACCCGTAAGGGTAAGCGAAAGACTGTCGCAGGAAAGAAGAAGTAG